The DNA region TTCTTGGCCTATAGAATTGAAGTATGAACATGATTGGCTTCTATATATAAAGAGAGTCAAGGACTTGGTATAACAACACAAACACAACATCATTCAGCTTCACTTctctaagaaaagaaaaatcaaccaccAAAAAAGCAATTAAGCATGGCAAACAagtaccatgttcgttcaaaTAGTTTTCCTTCTGCATCTCATCCTAATACCATCAGAGTAGAGGAGGACCTGAGCAAGATAAAAGCTTGGGCAGCCACATCCACATCCACATCAACATCAATTGGATCTGGCCTTTCCTTGCTTGAAGATCTGTTCATTAGCTTGGAAGATCTTCTCAACATGGCATCCACCCAAAAGGTGATTTCTCACCATCAAGGTGAGAAATGCATGGAAGAATTGTTGGATGCTTCAGTGACAATCTTGGACATCTGTGGCATCACAAGAGACACCATGTCACAGATTAAGGAAAATGTTCAAGCCCTTCACTCTTCTCTTAGAAGGAGAAAGGGAGATTCAAGCATTCAAACCAGTGTAGCCGAGTACATCTTCTTGTCaaagaaggtgaagaagaatGCCAAGAAGTTGATTAcgtctttgaagaagatggataCCAAATTTGGAGTGTCACCACTCTTGAATCAAGATCAACAACTCAGTGCTTTGATTAGAGTGCTTAGGGAAGTCATTGCAATGAGCATGTCTACATTCCAATCCCTTTTATCATTCTTGGCCGTGCCTGCTTCAAAGTCAAAGACAAACAAATGGTTAGTGGTAGCAAAGTTATTGCATAAAGGGGTTATAGCTTGTGAAGAGAACAAGGAGAATGTCAATGAGTTGCAATGTGTGGAAGCATCTTTAAGCACCCTTCTATGTGATGGTTCAAACACTGCCAAGATTAAGTCTGCACATGAAAATTTGGAGGCTTTGGAGAATGCCATTGAAAGTCTAGAGAATGATTTGGAGAGAGTATTTAGGCATTTGGTAAAAACTAGAGCCTCCCTTCTCAACATAATGACTCTATAGAGTATGCTCAATCAGTCTTAATTAGTTCTCCAAATCCTACAAATGATCCAAATTTTAGGGATCTGATCAGGATTGGAATTTTTTGCCTAATCAATTTGTACATGATGTATACAATACAATTCATTAGTGATACAATTAAATACAATGAAAAGTTCATACTCTATCTTTCGGTTTGTCATTTTTAAAGTTACTTTTTCGTTTTTACCAAACATTAAATTTCTATATAAATTGGTTTTAAATGTAAGAGATTGAAAATGATAGATTTATGAAATCTTAGCATCTCAACTACACTTCCACAGTTCCACTACTGTTGGTAGcaaaaacaatttaaaaaagaaatgacCAATATAGTTGCTAATATGCTCCTGTTTTAGAATCAAACTCTAAGTATCAAGTTCAAAATCATGTCTAATAGCTAGACGATTTCATTTGCTAAAAATCCTCAGAAAGTAAGGAACATGTTCGTGTTACACCCACAAAAAGTTGTCATTGGAGGGTGATGAATACCAGTAATGAATAATTTGACATGAACCCTTGTTAAGGTGTTTGGCTGCTCAGAAAGTAAGGcaaaaagtgaaaatgagacAAATGTAAATTTTGAATGCTTACTTTGAAATTTCAAATTGCAATTTGCCAAACATAGCCGTAAATAGAATTTCAAATTGTAATAAAGAATTTATGAATTTCCATAACTAATTTGAttcacattaaattaaaaaaattgtaataactTTTTAGCCTGACAATAGTAAGACCAATCTCATTGCTGATGGTGGTGTGACTAATCACTTAAGATTCAAAGATGATGTTAAGTGAATATACCTCTACTAATAAACGTGTCTAACGTATTGTCCAGAAATTAAACCATAAACTAAATGATTAAGGATCTccttgttatttttattttacaattttGGTAAATGGGAAAATATCTTATTTTACCATTAATAAATCTTATGGATATCATAAAATTGTTTAAGTAGAACATAAGATTTGCACaaaaaattttatattaattgaattaatattttttagaatAATAATATCTCGTtccaacaattatatatttagggttttttctttttttttggtcacaATCATCCACTCCCCCCAAATATTTCAATATTTCAACCTTCCTCCGCCGCCATTTCATCTTCCACTGCCTTCTGCCTCTCGCGGCCGATTgaaccaccgccgccgccgcctgAGAAGTAACCTTAACAGCTCGGAATAGAAAATGGGGTTAGAAATTCTCAACTATTCCAGTGTATTTGAATCATTAGGAAACTTACTTTACTATCTCTACAACTTGGGTCGATCACGCCCACCATTTCTGTGTCAAGAACTCCTCGTAGAAATCTTGTCATGGCTTCCGGTGAAATCTCTGGTGCGATTCAGGTGTGTGTCCAAATCATGGAAATCTCTCATCTCCGATTCTCGTTTCGTAAAACTGCACCTTCAACGTTCATCTTCTAGAGTTAACGCTGATTTTTCCCATGCACACTTTCTTACATTATGTGACACCCATGCTTTTGATCGAACATATATCTCGTCTCGCTGCATGAGTTCACTAGTGGACACTCATTCAACCACTGCAGCAAGCCCTGTTTGTTGTCTCTCTGGGTACGATTCCATCGGAGCATGCAACGGGTTGGTTGGATTGAGCTACACATATTATGTGAAGAGAAAACGTTTCTTCCGGGTTTGTTTCTGGAACCCGGCTACGAGGTTAATGTCTCAACGTTCGCCGCGTTTAAGAAGCTCTGGTTATTTTGGGTTTGGTTATGATTGTTCATGTGACACCTACAAGGTGGTGAGTGTGTGTCCGGAGGAGACAATGGTGAATGTTTACAACATGGGTGATGATCGTTGGAGGAGAATTCAAGTTGTCCCTCTTCCCCGTTTGCGTTTGATGCCACCTGCAGTTTATGTGAGTAACAATATTAATTGGTTAGCAACTCTACCCATAGATATACTCTATGGGAACCATGGTGCTGATCTAATGGATGCTGATCCGTATGTAATTGTTTCATTTGATTTGGGGAAACAAAAGTATACACAATTGTCATTGCCTTATTGTCCTCGAAGTATGAACGATTACTGGGAATTTCTGCCCGTTCTTGGGGTTTTGAGAGGTTGCCTATGTATATCTGAAAATAACGATAAAATTGGTAATTTTGAGGTTTGGCAAATGAAGGAGTTTGGAGTACAACGATCTTGGACTCGGTTGTTTAGCATTCATGGCTATGAGAATTTTATTCAGTTGCCTTGTTTTGCAATGTGCATATCTGATAATGGTGATGCCCTTTTGTTGTCGGTTTCTGGTGCGTCCCGAGGAGTTCTCTATACCTTTCGAGACAAGAAATCCCGAGGAGTTCTCTATACCTTTCGAGACAAGAAATTTCAAGGCACGGAAATTGCTAATGAAATCGATGGTTGCTATACCGAGAATTACATTGAAAGTTTGGTTTCACCTTGTTGAAAGTAAGTATGTTTGGTGCATTTTATTTATTACTATTAGAGTTTATTCTTAAATCATGTATCCTTCTTAAATCTTCAATGATAGAGAAATGTTGTTGAATATGTTAATTCTTTTAGATGTGCATTAAGACTAATTTGTTTGGATTTTTAAATATTGTTAGTGATCAGATTAAACGGTATTGAATCAATTTTTAGTAATGGATAGTTGAGGGATTCTCTTGGAAGGATACTTATGAGATATACAGGATATGTTTCTCTTTCTCTGGTTTCCTGTCTTGTCAGGGTGTACAAGGTTAACAAGGGTTGCTCCTATAGGTTATGATCATTTAGGTTCTTAGTTGCTCCTACAGCCCAGTCAAGGCTCTGATGATTTAGGTTTGAATTTGATTTCGTTAATTAATAACTTTTGTTTCAAATCTTTCTCTCTTTGAATGTTGAGAAGCTAGCTGAAGTGATAAAAAGGTAGTTATAAAACTCTGACTGGTATGTAATGTAATGTTTGCTATAaaacttttcttttttcattcaaAAAGTATAAATGATTTACTGAGTTGGATACTGCACGACGTCAATATTGTAGCAATTTTGGAGTGTTTGAGCTTAATAGGTAATCTGACCAATTTAGACTTCAAAATAATTTATGATCCAGAacaaaggaatttttttttgtgctcTTACAATATATTAACCTATATACACAGGTACCTGAGAGATGGATTGAAGAGTTCCTTGGAAAGGTTGAGAGCACCTTCAAAGAGTGATATTGTTACAGCTATTGCTGCCAATGATCTTCCTGTGGCTGATGGTTTGTTGTCTGGTTTTCCcacatgatttggaatgatgGCTTCTCAATTCAAAGCATTTTTGGATTCAACTAGAGGTCTATTGCATTAACAAGCACTTGCAGGCTTACCTTTAccttcatttaaaaaaaaaaggtttacaTTTACCTTGCCGTTGTAAAGAATAAGATGTTTGTGTTGAATCCAATTGTTGTCACTTAGCCTGTCATGATGTCAATACATACAAGCATTTGGTTATTGCCTATATTttttgtgttaattttttttaagcatAATACTAGAAACCCGGTGAAGCACCCCTGTTTCATTTTACTTTTGCTTCAGCACTAAATGAAGTGTGCAAATGCAATCAGTATATGTCGTTGGAAGTTTCATCACAATTAGCAAAACAAAAGATTCACTATGTTCTGATTGTAGTTGCTCATTGGTCATGTGTTAAATTGTTAATATTAGGAAATTTATTGTAAGTTGTTTTGTGACCAAATTGATGACCATGCGCAAACACATAATTGCTGTAAATTTCATCTATATAGTTGAGAAGTTTCAGGCTTTCATCTAATAATGTAAATTTCACCTCCGCAAAAAGCCCTTAGTGGCTCTGAAAGCTGCCTCTTCTCGTCTGAAGATTCCTCTACTTCTCATTTGTTCTGCGAACGGTATCTCCCCTGGCCATCACCTCCAAAGGACAGCAATGTACCTGAACCCTCTAATCTGTTATTTTGGGTTATTTAGGttctttaaaaattatatttagagTGTAAAATTCATATACTTGAAGTGTATGCTACTGAAATACATGCACTGTGTTAGTTGGTTAAAATAATTATGTTTTGAGGTAGGGAATAAGCTTAAATATGGGCTTTCTTGTTTGTTGAAAAATCTTGAACGTGTCCTTTTAATGTACCTCAAGATTTCTCAAGAAAATAAACTAAAGAAGATTGTCAAATTTGTTGTTGGGTTTAGAACACTATGAAACACTGAAAGAGTTGGTAAAATCAACAAGGAGACATGAAAGACTACACGCTACTCGTgccatatataatttttttttcctaaaaccATATGTCATTAATTATATCTCGCAAGATCTGGATCTCATCCTTCAAAAAATTCATTGTTTAAGCCATTTTGCAGTATTATCTCTTTGGCACTGAGACAAGCCAGGAAGGCATTCTGAAGCTGAAACAACACCAATTTTATAATTGAAATGATGAGGGAAATGTGGCAGCAGAGGAGGCAAAGTAGGTGATGACTAATGAGGTTTTGTGATTGCCAACACAAGGAGGACATGCCAATCCTCAAACCCATTTCACCAACGTGCCATTTTGCAGAATATCACATGCAATATCATAATGTTGGGTAGACATATAACAAGCTTACCTAATTCAAAGGGGAATCCATGCGGGTGCCACATGCTCTAAGTCTCTACACGTTGAGATGAATTATCAATCAATCATGAATATATGGCTCTTATATAAAGAGAGAGTCAAGGACTTTGTAAAAGCACATAAACAAACATTGAGCTACctctgaaagaaaaaataacaacAGAACAACAAAAGAGCAATATGGCAAACAagtaccatgttcgttcaaaCAGTTTACCTTCTGGATCTAATCAAAGCTCCATTAGAATAGAAGAAGAGCTAAGCAAAATCCAGACTTGGGAAGCCACATCCACATCCACATCTAACTCAATTGGATCTGGCCTATCCTTGCTTGAAGATTTGTTCATTAGCTTGGAAGATCTTCTCAACATGGCTTCAACCCAAAAGGCGATTTCTCAACATCAAGGTGAGAAGTTTGTGGAAGAACTTTTGGATGGCTCAGTGAGAATCTTGGATATCTGTGGCCTCACAAGGGACGCCATGTTACAAATTAAGGAACATGTTCAAGAACTTCATTTTGCTCTTAGAAGGAGAAAGGGGGACTCAAGCATTGAAACAAGTGTAGCCAAATACAACTCCTTCATtaaaaagatgaagaagaatgtcAGAAAGATGGTCACATCTTTAAAGCACATGGATAGTAAATTTGGAGCATCCTCACTCTTGAATCAAGATCAAGACCTTGCTACTGTGATAAGAGTTCTTAGGGAGGTTATCACAGTGAACATGTCTGTCTTCCAATCCCTTTTGTCTTTCTTAGCTGGGTCTGCTTCGAAATCAAGGAAATGGTTGCTGGTGGCAAAATTGATCCATAAAGGGGTGATATCTTCTGAAGAGAACTTTGAGAATTCCAATGAATTGCATTCTTTAGAAGCATTTTTAAGCAGCCTTGTAACTGAAGGTGCTAATGCTGAGAAGATGCAGGCTGCACATGAAAGAATGGAGTCTTTGGAGAATGCCATTGAAAGCCTAGAGAATGGTTTGGAGAGTATCTTTAGGCACTTGATTAAAACAAGAGTCTCTCTTCTGAACATAATGACACAATAGCTTAGGAATCTTCTGAGGATTGAAAATTTTTGCCTCATCAATTTTTGTACATGTATATAATTCAATAGTTATACAAATCAAATACAGTGACAAGTTAATACTCTATATTTGGCATCTTTtaattcttcttttcttcaaagACCATACGTCTTCATCTCTTATGTTGTCTACCTAAGTACAATAATGATGTTGATACTAATCTTACTTGACCATCGAAGCTCATTCAATGAAATGGTCCTCTAAAAGTTAAGGTCCCCAAGATTATTTTCATACCATGAAGAGCATAATAAAACCAATCAACTTTGAAATCCCAACAACGGAGATAAATTGGATAAATGTTCAATCTGAATTCCTTTGAGCTTGAGTGAGACGAAAAATTAATCTCACGCTTATGAGCTGTGAGTTACCATGGTCAATATTAATTCTTTTATTAAATATCACCGCTTCTAAAATAATGGCTAATTTAACCCTTTTGTAATTAACTCTACATAACGACACCCAAGTCCAAGTAACATTCTAAAGATTCTAATAAATTCATAGTTTAACAGATTTAAAACTTGAGTTCCGTAAGGTCGGGTtaaaaacgagcataactcgtcTTAACTTGTCCCACAAATACCCCTTCTCCTAACTAAACCAACTCAAAAGAGTGCACTTTCCCGGAATAAATTTGCGGAAAAGAGCCCCTCTCGTCTCTCACTCCTACCATTCACCGTACAAATACCGACCACCCTTCCCTTCTCTCGCCTCCCTCCACTGTACCCGCGCAGCCACTACCTCATTCGCAACCGGCCACCGTACAGAGGAGAACTCCGCActagtgttattaaactcgactCGATCATCGACTCGGTGGGAATATTGGGTCAATGGGTCACTAGTCAAACCACCGAGTCACAGGTCGAACTGGTTGACTcgaaatatattaatattttaaaaaaatataatacaagTTAATATCTAACATTTtctaattataaattaaaaaccaTTAATAACTTCAAACAAACTAGTATCagtgttaaattttttataattactaTTGGAATTTcccaaaattaataattttttttatccaactcagctttgtttattttatgcAACAGAACACAATTGTTATCAAATGTCCAAATCTATTTAATGCACAAAACAAAGCCGTTGGCCCAATATCACCAAAATAAGGCTTAACCCAATAGAAAAAGACCAGCATGAGACAATAAGGAACCCTAGCAACTAGCAAGTAGCATCCAATTGTATCTTTCTTCTCCCAGTTTCTTCTTTTGTTCTTCcgtttttattttcttgtttcAGCATGTGGCTATTCTTCTAGCTCTTTCCCTTTTCTTTCTCTGTTTATTATTGTACCGGTTTGTGCCCCCTATCCGGGTACCAATTGAAGCACAGTTACTTACTGGCCCAACCGTTACAGCTCCGAATCACCGGCCGAGTCTAGCCGGTCCAGATCGAGTCGCTTGCATGACCGATCCAATACTCAACTCGAATCCCGGTTCAACCGGCAAGTTGAATCTCTCATTCCTTTTCCTTCTTGTGCTTACTACTACTTACTTGGAATTACATGTTGTGCAAATTACATGTTTAAATAAACGATAAAATTAGGGTTGACAGAGAGAAATCAGCTTGGAGGAGATTGCTAACTTGAATCTATTCTTTAATGGGAGTGATCAAGGATGGCACAATCTCAGGGGTTCTACCTGACCCTGAGGGATTTCTGGTGCACTATCCTGCTTATCCATCTTCTGTGTCTCGTGCCGTCGACACCCTCGGTGGAATTCAAGCCATCCTCAAGGCTCGAAGTTCGCAATCAAACAAACTAGAGCTCCATTTCCGCCCTCAAGACCCTTATTCACATCCTGCGTTAGGGGAGCTTCGTCCCACCAACACATTGCTTCTCAAAATATCAAAGAGTAGAAAATTTCCCTGTGATCATGGTTCCACAAGTACAAAGGACAATGCAACGCAAGAAAACCAACCTCATAAAGTTGACAATGATGAAAGTCTCTGTGCCGATATTGTTGCTCGTGTTCCAGAAGCTTATTTTTTTGATGGTTAGAAGCTCGAAATCGGGTTGGTTTTGGTCAAATACTTTATTCAACCTCCTAACCAAATTATCTGGTTGGCTTTTTTGATGTCATGAAGGAATGGCTGACTACCAACATGTTGTTCCTGTTCATGCTGACATTGcccggaggaagaagagaaactGGTCGGAACTAGAAGAACCGCTCTTTGGTGAATATCTTGTTTCCATGTTTCTGTTACTTTGATTTCATGTTTGAAGAGTATTCAATGCCTGTTTTATGAGTCTGTGATTTCTGTTTTTGTTCTTTGATGATAGCTAAGGGTGGTCTCATGGATGTGGATCATGAGGATGTTATGATTATAGTGCCTCCAGTTTTTGCTCCAAAAGATATTCCTGAAAATTTGGTGTAAGTTTCTCTGACATTTCTTGTTTAGTGATTAAGAGAAAAGTCAAGGATGAGCAAGGATGATACTATATTGGATACAATCCCATAACTGTTTAGGACCATTTAAATATTTGTACATTCGAAGAGGATGATGGTAGGGTACCATAACTTGGACAGTTGACCTTAACAATGAGGAAAAAAACTGGAGAGTCACTTAATGTGATACTAATTGTATGTTATTTTTTGttatctattattattattattattttcttagcTCATAGAGTTCCTTTCTAGCTCTTAGAGTGGCTTGTCTTTCAGTGGGGTTTTACTATTTCTGTCTtctatatgtatgtatgtatgtatgtatgtatgtatgttcTGTGCAATTGTTTCTCTAGTTTGAGGTACTTGGATAGTGGGACATGCTATATTCTTAAAATTGAAGTATTTAAAAACTTCTTATGTTCTTATTCCTACTCTACTTTTTTTTCCCTCAGTTATGTTTCTATTCAGTCATCGGCTTCTACAGCTTTTTATTGTAACTTTTCCATTAGTTATTCTTGCAAATTTTGACTGGAAATTTCATCTTGCTTTACTTTATTGAAGTGTTTCAGTCTTTTCTTATTTCAGCTTGAGACCACCAACCGTGTTGAGTTCAAAAAagaaacaagagcataagaaaCAAAAGCATATTTTACAACCACATTTCAAGgtaatcttaattaaaaattcTTCCTTTATAGCATTTAGGCATAAAATTTAATCCTTTTGgcaaaaaagtaaaatataccATAACCTTTGGTGAGTAACCTGTTTGTTGACTGTACAACTTTGAACTTTCTTTCATCCTGCTGTTTCATTCATCATAAACATGAAATATCTTTTTTCTGTGGTAGCAAAAGAAACTACATTAGTGAGAAAGAGGCAAGAACAACTAGAGGAGAATCAAATATCCTCCAAAACCTtaaaaaactaactataaaGAAACATTCGCAGTGGTTTGATTATACAAAGTCGAGAGATGACAGAAGGGATAAAAAGCCTCTAAGAATGGAACAATCCTGACCCATATTTCCTCCGAGAAGTTTAATATTTGTGTTCAATTTCTTGTAGACAATATTTGCGTAAATTAGATGGCAAGCCGCCTTACTTTCTGCATGGTTTTTTTATGGCGATAAAAGTCTTTAGAAATGTGCTTTCCAGTTATTCGAAAGATCACATTTTGTTCGTACATATTTTTTTGGGTGGCATTAGACATATGCAATATTTTTAGCAAGAATATTTACTtgttgcaatgttgtatgcagATGGACACAGAGATGGAACCAGTTCTTGCACTTGATTGTGACATTAAAGATATCCTTCTGTCGATTGGTAGAACCATCATAGTTAAAAATGATTGAAGTTGAAAAGTTTTGCATGGTTTTATTTGTTCATTGTTTTGCTTATGCTTTGTAAAATCCTTTTTACTTAAATTTACACTTTGACCTCGtagtttatatatttttttcgttACACTGGAAACAAAgctgaagcaaaaaaaaaaaaaaaactaagaagcCTAGCTATCCCTTAGGAGATTTTTCAATATTATAATTAGCTATTCGATTAACTAGAGAATTTCCTTTTTAAAGTATTTTAATTACATGTGTACAAAATATATGTGCTCAAAATATCTGGTTTGGGTTTTACTTAGCTTTCATACAGATTCCTAAAAGAGTGAATTGGGAGGAGTACATACCACAAAGCTCAGATCAGTGGGAGCCGCAAATGGTCGTATCTAAAATGTTTGATGAGCGGCCTATATGGTCCAAAAATTCGCTCACTGAACGCCTGCTTGATAAGGGCTTAAGCTTTTCACATGACATGCTCAGAAGGTGACATATGAAAATTCTGCTTATTTGCTTTTTATATTGTGACAATGAATTGCTACAGCTTTGATAATTATGCAGTGGCCTTACGTTCTCTCTTGCAGGCTTCTCTCTAGAATCTCTTACTACTTTTCCAGTGGACCATTTCTCAGGTTCTGGATCAAGAAAGGATATGATCCACGTAAAGATCCTGATTCACGCATGTAAGACTCATTCCTGATTTCTAAATAATCTCATGAATTTTTATCATACATTTGACTCAAAACTATTTAGCTTCCATAATAAACAGATTTCTGATGCATTTTTCAGTTTCGTAATATTGTTGACTACTAAAATGCTGAGGTGTCATGTTATCCTTTCATACATTTCAGTTGCACATGCTTCGCATGTATATCATAACAATATAGGAAGTAGGAAATAGCGTCTGTAATTAGTATTATAATTGCTGAGCATGAAGGTTTTTGGTTTAGCAGTTATCAGCGAATTGATTATCGAGTGCCAATCCCTTTGCGAAGTTACTGCGATACTTACTCAGCCAACAAGTAAGTCCTTTTCTTTGATTTATCTCAGGCTTTACCAAACGAAACTGTAATTTAGGAGAAACTCCATCCATGTGTATGCATAAGATAGAGGAACCAGAATATCAATGTAAAATCATGTAAATAGACATTAGACAGGCGGAGTTGATATAACATATCTGTTTATTGTCACTATATCATAACTATCTTGTCATTGTGTTATTTCCTCATGTGGAAAGGCTATTATTTCATGCAGATTGAAGCATAGATGGGAGGATATATGTGCCTTTCGAGCTTTCCCTTACAAGTTCCAGACATCTTTACAGTTGTTTGAGCTTGTTGATGATTATATTCAATCAGAAATAAATAAGCCTCCATCACAGGCAACTTGCACCGTAAGATTTTCATGCGGATCTTtgtttaatataataatatatcacaTTTATGACATAAATTTGCTTTACTTTGCTTTTGACATGTTTCATATTTTTCTTATCTCGTGGTATGAAAGGTGATGCATAATtgctcatttttctttttgctctaaCAAACAATAACCAACTAAGTGGATAATTTCTTGTATATAATCTTGTTCTGTCGTGAAATTGTGTATATCAAGCTGCTGTAATTTATGCCTCAAGCAATAAAATATCAGAAAATTTGCTTCCTTTTATATTTTGTGCATGAAGCTATTGTAACAAATTCCATTACCTACCTGAGTTGCATCTTTCATGCTAACTTTACAGTTTGCAACTGGGTGGTTCTCACAAAATACAATGAATTGTATTAGACAACGTCTAATGGTGAGGTACCTATCAATATTTCCCAAGCCTGGTGCAGAGAATTTACTTAGAGCTGCCACTTCTAGGTTTGAAAAACTGAAGCGGGAATGCATTAGGAATGCCATGAAGCTTGATGGAGAGGAATTCCAGCAAGCCAATCCAGGTTatgtcaacttttttttttttcagtttttcacaatttttttacGAAGTTCATGGTTCTTTATATTGATATAGCTTTAGCATATAATAACtgaaggaacaaattattgccaCATCCAAGACCATGATTTAAGAAGAATTAAGAAACAGTCAACTTCCAACCTCTCTTGTTAAGAGctgaaattttaaatttttgctGATTTCTTAGACCTGTAATACACTTATTGTTCAAAAAATCCCTACATAATACTTATCTTGAGTACTATATGATCTAACGTGGTAAGGGAGAACTCTATATAGATTCCTCCGAGAAAGTTTGTTGTCTGTTTTCTCTGAAAAAGTTTTCTAGTCTTTCCTGGAAAGTGTTATTTGTAGCAGAATGGTAATggtattacaaaaaaaaattagtcaaTTTGTTATATCTAATATGATTATGAACCAAAATGGAAGAACTTTTTGTTACAGAACCAGAATTTAGTATCTTTTGCTGCTAAAATTTACTATTCCTGGTATGATAGTTGAGCAATAATTGAATATTTTTATTGTATCTGGAACACAGGTTTGGAAGAGAATGAGGAACCTGacaatgttgaagatgatgaagagggTAATGATAGTGAGGAGGAATGGGAAGAAGAACTTGATCTGGTAATTATT from Lotus japonicus ecotype B-129 chromosome 2, LjGifu_v1.2 includes:
- the LOC130735788 gene encoding uncharacterized protein LOC130735788, which gives rise to MANKYHVRSNSFPSASHPNTIRVEEDLSKIKAWAATSTSTSTSIGSGLSLLEDLFISLEDLLNMASTQKVISHHQGEKCMEELLDASVTILDICGITRDTMSQIKENVQALHSSLRRRKGDSSIQTSVAEYIFLSKKVKKNAKKLITSLKKMDTKFGVSPLLNQDQQLSALIRVLREVIAMSMSTFQSLLSFLAVPASKSKTNKWLVVAKLLHKGVIACEENKENVNELQCVEASLSTLLCDGSNTAKIKSAHENLEALENAIESLENDLERVFRHLVKTRASLLNIMTL
- the LOC130737142 gene encoding F-box/kelch-repeat protein At3g23880-like, encoding MGLEILNYSSVFESLGNLLYYLYNLGRSRPPFLCQELLVEILSWLPVKSLVRFRCVSKSWKSLISDSRFVKLHLQRSSSRVNADFSHAHFLTLCDTHAFDRTYISSRCMSSLVDTHSTTAASPVCCLSGYDSIGACNGLVGLSYTYYVKRKRFFRVCFWNPATRLMSQRSPRLRSSGYFGFGYDCSCDTYKVVSVCPEETMVNVYNMGDDRWRRIQVVPLPRLRLMPPAVYVSNNINWLATLPIDILYGNHGADLMDADPYVIVSFDLGKQKYTQLSLPYCPRSMNDYWEFLPVLGVLRGCLCISENNDKIGNFEVWQMKEFGVQRSWTRLFSIHGYENFIQLPCFAMCISDNGDALLLSVSGASRGVLYTFRDKKSRGVLYTFRDKKFQGTEIANEIDGCYTENYIESLMCIKTNLFGFLNIVSDQIKRVYKVNKGCSYRYLRDGLKSSLERLRAPSKSDIVTAIAANDLPVADGLLSGFPT
- the LOC130735789 gene encoding uncharacterized protein LOC130735789 encodes the protein MANKYHVRSNSLPSGSNQSSIRIEEELSKIQTWEATSTSTSNSIGSGLSLLEDLFISLEDLLNMASTQKAISQHQGEKFVEELLDGSVRILDICGLTRDAMLQIKEHVQELHFALRRRKGDSSIETSVAKYNSFIKKMKKNVRKMVTSLKHMDSKFGASSLLNQDQDLATVIRVLREVITVNMSVFQSLLSFLAGSASKSRKWLLVAKLIHKGVISSEENFENSNELHSLEAFLSSLVTEGANAEKMQAAHERMESLENAIESLENGLESIFRHLIKTRVSLLNIMTQ
- the LOC130740382 gene encoding uncharacterized protein LOC130740382 translates to MGVIKDGTISGVLPDPEGFLVHYPAYPSSVSRAVDTLGGIQAILKARSSQSNKLELHFRPQDPYSHPALGELRPTNTLLLKISKSRKFPCDHGSTSTKDNATQENQPHKVDNDESLCADIVARVPEAYFFDGMADYQHVVPVHADIARRKKRNWSELEEPLFAKGGLMDVDHEDVMIIVPPVFAPKDIPENLVLRPPTVLSSKKKQEHKKQKHILQPHFKMDTEMEPVLALDCDIKEIPKRVNWEEYIPQSSDQWEPQMVVSKMFDERPIWSKNSLTERLLDKGLSFSHDMLRRLLSRISYYFSSGPFLRFWIKKGYDPRKDPDSRIYQRIDYRVPIPLRSYCDTYSANKLKHRWEDICAFRAFPYKFQTSLQLFELVDDYIQSEINKPPSQATCTFATGWFSQNTMNCIRQRLMVRYLSIFPKPGAENLLRAATSRFEKLKRECIRNAMKLDGEEFQQANPGLEENEEPDNVEDDEEGNDSEEEWEEELDLAGDTEVPLPSDSYFNMENISRSHLQELFVSFPSNEVGIDKAHEDCSDEEYPIYEEDSDDNYSDE